Proteins from one Thermoanaerobacterium sp. PSU-2 genomic window:
- a CDS encoding histidinol-phosphatase: MPSDYHVHIERGPYTIDWLKKFVDTALDKGLKEIGISEHGYRFDKGYDAFGSDGFRGEWIKKYNGQDIDEYVSLINEAKSMGLPVKLGIEADYIPGKEKELMDFLKPYPWDYVIGSIHWIDDWGIDLDDCLDIWESCDVDSVYLEYFNMVEKMAETGIFDFIGHIDLVKIFKYRPTPMVYDKIEENIKNIAKTGIAVEVSTAGWRKPVGEIYPSKEIMSMIKKYNIPILVNSDAHTPEDVARDFDKAYNYVKSFGIDTLNYFDKRKRIPYKI; this comes from the coding sequence ATGCCATCAGATTATCACGTACACATAGAAAGAGGACCGTACACGATTGATTGGCTTAAAAAATTTGTAGATACGGCATTAGATAAAGGCCTTAAAGAGATAGGCATATCAGAGCATGGATACAGATTTGATAAAGGATACGATGCATTTGGAAGCGACGGCTTTAGAGGGGAATGGATTAAAAAGTACAACGGTCAAGACATAGATGAATATGTATCGCTTATAAATGAAGCAAAGTCTATGGGACTTCCTGTAAAATTAGGCATAGAAGCAGACTATATACCAGGCAAAGAAAAAGAGCTTATGGATTTCTTAAAGCCATATCCATGGGATTATGTGATAGGCTCCATCCACTGGATCGATGACTGGGGCATAGATCTTGATGACTGCCTTGATATCTGGGAGTCCTGCGATGTGGACTCTGTATATTTAGAGTATTTTAATATGGTTGAAAAAATGGCTGAAACGGGTATCTTTGACTTTATAGGCCATATCGATTTGGTAAAAATTTTTAAGTACAGACCAACGCCAATGGTTTATGATAAAATAGAAGAAAATATTAAGAATATAGCAAAGACCGGAATAGCTGTGGAAGTTTCAACAGCAGGTTGGAGAAAACCTGTAGGTGAAATATATCCATCTAAAGAGATAATGTCCATGATTAAAAAGTACAATATCCCTATTCTTGTAAACTCTGACGCCCATACGCCGGAAGATGTGGCAAGAGATTTTGACAAAGCATATAATTACGTGAAATCATTTGGAATTGACACACTTAATTATTTTGACAAGAGAAAAAGAAT